The Pseudomonas sp. LFM046 region GCCGCTTCCCCATTGGTGGCGTGGTACTGATGGCGCTGATCGACCTGGCCCTGTTCGGTGCCGCTGGCATCACCATCTGGGCCGTGCAGATGGCCTGGATTCCCGTCTGGGCCGCCGGCGTGATCAATGGCCTGGGCCACGCCATCGGTTACCGCAACTTCGAATGCCGCGACGCCGCCACCAACCTGGTGCCCTGGGGCATCCTCATCGGCGGCGAAGAGCTGCACAACAACCATCACACCTACCCCAACTCCGCCAAGCTCTCGGTGAAGAAGTGGGAGTTCGACATGGGCTGGGCGTGGATCAAGCTGTTCAGCTGCTTTGGCCTGGCCAAGGTGCAGCGCGTGGCGCCCATCGCCCACCGCGTCGAAGGCAAGGGCAACCTGGACATGGACACCGCCATGGCCATCCTCAACAACCGTTTCCAGATCATGGCCCAGTACCGCAAGCTGGTGATCGGCCCGCTGGTGAAGCAGGAACTGGCCAAGGCCGACGAGTCGGTGCGTCACCTGTTCCGCCGCGCCAAGCGCCTGCTGTCCCGCGAGACCAGCCTGCTCGACGAAGGCCACCAGGCGCGCATCGCCGCCATGCTGGAGCAGAGCCAGGCCCTCAAGGTGATCTACGAGAAGCGCCTGGCGCTGCAGCAGATCTGGGTCAAGACCAGCGCCAATGGCCACGACATGCTCGAAGCCATGAAGCAATGGGTGCACGAGGCCGAGGCCAGTGGAATCCAGTCCCTGCGCGACTTCGCCGAACAGCTGAAGACCTACTCCCTGCGTCCGGCTTCTGCCTGACACTGGAAGTGCCCATGAAAAGGCCGGCAGAGATGCCGGCCTTTTTTTGTTCAAGCGAAGGATTCATCCGTCGATTCGGCGGGGTTTCTCGGGGGCAGCCTGCGCTGCCCTTCGCGATTGAAATCGCTCCTACAGGTCGAGAAGGGATGTCGGCTCTTGGAGGAGCGAATTAATTCGCGAAAGCGGAGCGAGCCGAGCCTCAGAACACCTCGATCGGGTAGTCCACGATCAGGCGCAGTTCGTCCACGTCGTTATCCACGGCGCTGTAACCGTTGCCGCCGCGATGGTTGGCCCAGCGGGCGCGCAGGGCGAGGTCCTTGGCCGCGCCTTCCTGCACCACATAGCGAATGTCCAGATCGCGTTCCCAATGCTTGGCGTGCTTGCCGTCTGCGCTGAACAGATAGCCGTAGCCGGGGCTGTTCGGATCGACCTTGGTCAGGTCCAGTTCGCCGCGGGAGTAGGCCGCCAGGGCGCTCAGGCCGGGAATACCGAGGCCGGCGAAGTCGTAGGCGTATTGCAGCTTCCAGGATTCCTCGTTGGGACCGTTGAAGTCCGAGTACTGCTGCGAGTTGTCCAGGTAGATGCTGTCGC contains the following coding sequences:
- the desA gene encoding delta-9 fatty acid desaturase DesA; translated protein: MWYNGFLDLSLWQLVAVTLVLTHITIVSVTVYLHRYSAHRSLELHPALKHFFRFWLWMTTAMNTREWTAIHRKHHAKCETVDDPHSPVIKGLWTVLRKGAELYQEEAKNEDTLRIYGKNCPDDWMERNVYSRFPIGGVVLMALIDLALFGAAGITIWAVQMAWIPVWAAGVINGLGHAIGYRNFECRDAATNLVPWGILIGGEELHNNHHTYPNSAKLSVKKWEFDMGWAWIKLFSCFGLAKVQRVAPIAHRVEGKGNLDMDTAMAILNNRFQIMAQYRKLVIGPLVKQELAKADESVRHLFRRAKRLLSRETSLLDEGHQARIAAMLEQSQALKVIYEKRLALQQIWVKTSANGHDMLEAMKQWVHEAEASGIQSLRDFAEQLKTYSLRPASA